A single genomic interval of Euwallacea similis isolate ESF13 chromosome 2, ESF131.1, whole genome shotgun sequence harbors:
- the LOC136419445 gene encoding uncharacterized protein isoform X9 codes for MADTVKKSRIVSDEEKDLEEALLEEFNIRLKNCMSQDDLQKEEEPPGMDDTYENLPRISSPQKHIAITQNFLQNEVQENYYDEPKALLRHNGLNEEQIYECIPEKTDNLDQNYVPMVENKTVDLSAPQEYEQMEVGKEITSNLYESVEMRPDEMQQETPKLNLPTTCLTDYSEEKSPEKCSAKDRMFLSCDETSTLLFTQTVTSPMLTPSEENIDFLKGFQRDNTISDETNITPPKEEKPHDNATEEAHNSEENFYENTEFYKNTTPENMYENLMVQTDIVAEPDEGVYEHLEISTKEAIYENINEGLNKNESTKSLDDTDDGSLEEFIRNEKEVSDSFKVNNDVKTEEVSNGTITNEVNSKFTSETYKELIHHHKSETSSNYCEKYTEVLTKRSRSEVISNREKDTETVPPEIVKQLKSQFQSSKTEVVGLVRKTSETKSATLINQIKTKFEGGAEGQEGKMGNMDDDKSSFSKFDALQKKNVLHVRSSDSTKAQEKFSNGAQIELPSNCRACGKQVFQMEQIKAEKAVWHQKCFRCTECSKQLTVDTYESNDGNLYCKPHFKALFAPKAVEEDPSPRPRKPELIIRENEPQELPPGVVRASDKPDLGLEELQSLNVKERFQHFEHFQSQHTETSDIERASGKVERSPSILSKLAKFQKHGMDIGVSNEALDGVPIEESESEEEEEEVPEGDDPDLVRARKVQKEKPFHFTGMSDVKKRWEQGDHAREERREETKQEIQNIRTRLFMGKQEKMKEAYQQAVMQSDSSANLRKNLSEEIEVCDTKSIKERFEKGEMANDRLNRDNRNEEEEVYESEISKKSRSMFLELDASASKPPQISPVTPPKLEVKKAREAYLEKTSKEDTVKSTEQVEEIEVRTAEIQERFKFFETYKEPQKEKRQFRITPPRDPSQVKNDTPEREIYRDPEVVRSEEYIDDSKVAQESHTASKMLNKFRQMEENLSKEPEVLGPKPLKCFTPPPEPARPESRSDEEEESSEYEEEDEDETDQTGKLPEDLIEAQKAARAKQLRAKFEKWEANEIKKEQNSVNVVEEFGEEQSQVESTRVIRAKFEQMRDSSNGSPKSPRVKPNRFVEISAAITETCQSCNDKVYPLEKISIHGNIYHKSCFKCMECSCILRMDSYSYNQGLLYCTPHFKRLFITKGNYDSAFGLDQHKEKWQNTVNNMTVA; via the exons ATGGCCGACACAGTGAAGAAGTCGCGAATAGTAAGTGACGAGGAAAAAGATCTGGAAGAGGCTTTGCTGGAAGAATTTAATATCAGACTAAAAAATTGCATGAGCCAA GACGACCTTCAAAAGGAAGAAGAACCTCCTGGAATGGACGACACCTACGAAAACCTACCGAGAATCTCTTCTCCTCAAAAGCATATTGCAATCACACAGAACTTCCTGCAGAATGAGGTACAGGAGAACTACTACGATGAGCCTAAAGCGCTGCTCAGACACAACGGGCTCAATGAGGAGCAAATTTACGAATGCATTCCCGAGAAGACTGACAATTTGGACCAAAACTACGTTCCAATGGTAGAGAATAAGACAGTAGATTTAAGCGCGCCCCAGGAGTATGAGCAAATGGAAGTGGGGAAAGAAATCACCTCCAATCTCTATGAAAGCGTAGAGATGAGGCCTGATGAGATGCAACAGGAGACTCCAAAGTTGAACTTGCCCACCACGTGTCTTACAGACTACTCAGAGGAAAAATCTCCAGAGAAATGCTCAGCTAAAGACCGAATGTTTTTGAGTTGCGATGAAACATCCACTTTATTGTTCACTCAAACCGTTACCTCGCCAATGCTAACTCCCAGTGAAGAGAACATAGACTTCCTCAAAGGGTTTCAGAGAGACAATACAATTTCTGATGAAACAAATATCACTCCACCTAAGGAGGAAAAACCTCACGATAATGCTACGGAAGAGGCCCATAACTCTGAAGAAAACTTCTATGAAAACACGGAATTCTATAAAAACACTACTCCAGAAAATATGTACGAAAACCTCATGGTACAGACTGATATCGTAGCAGAGCCTGATGAGGGTGTTTATGAACATTTGGAGATTTCTACTAAAGAAGCTATTTATGAAAACATCAACGAGGgtttaaacaaaaacgaaTCTACTAAAAGCCTGGACGACACCGATGATGGGAGTTTAGAGGAGTTTATCAGAAACGAGAAGGAGGTTTCTGATAGCTTTAAAGTGAATAACGACGTTAAGACTGAAGAAGTCAGCAATGGCACAATAACAAACGAAGTGAACTCAAAATTCACAAGTGAAACTTACAAAGAACTCATCCACCACCACAAGTCTGAAACCAGTTCAAACTACTGCGAAAAGTATACTGAAGTTTTGACCAAGAGATCCAGAAGTGAGGTGATTAGTAACAGGGAAAAGGACACGGAAACTGTTCCTCCAGAGATagtaaaacagttaaaaagcCAGTTTCAGAGTAGTAAAACTGAGGTGGTGGGGTTAGTGAGGAAAACTTCAGAGACCAAGAGTGCCACCcttattaatcaaattaagaCCAAATTCGAGGGAGGAGCAGAGGGGCAGGAAGGAAAAATGGGGAATATGGATGATGAT aaatcGAGCTTCTCGAAATTTGATGCTCTCCAGAAGAAGAACGTACTTCACGTCAGATCCTCAGACTCCACTAAGGCTCAGGAGAAGTTTAGCAAT GGCGCTCAAATCGAACTCCCATCGAACTGCAGGGCCTGCGGCAAGCAAGTTTTCCAAATGGAGCAGATTAAAGCCGAAAAGGCGGTGTGGCACCAGAAGTGCTTCCGTTGTACTGAGTGCAGCAAGCAATTGAC AGTAGACACTTACGAAAGCAACGATGGTAATCTCTATTGCAAACCCCATTTCAAAGCATTATTCGCGCCTAAAGCAGTCGAAGAAGACCCTTCTC CGAGACCTAGAAAGCCCGAGCTAATAATTCGCGAGAATGAACCCCAAGAATTACCTCCTGGCGTAGTCAGAG CCAGCGATAAGCCGGACTTGGGCCTAGAAGAACTGCAAAGTCTCAATGTCAAAGAGCGATTCCAACACTTCGAGCATTTTCAATCTCAGCACACTGAAACGAGCGATATTGAAAGAGCATCAGGCAAAGTGGAGCGATCTCCCAGTATTTTGTCCAAATTGGCTAA ATTCCAGAAACATGGCATGGACATTGGAGTGTCTAATGAAGCATTAGATGGGGTGCCTATTGAGGAGTCCGAGTCAgaagaggaggaggaggaagtGCCTGAGGGCGACGATCCAGATCTGGTGAG GGCgagaaaagtacaaaaagaaaaacctttCCATTTCACTGGAATGTCCGATGTGAAAAAAAGATGGGAGCAGGGCGACCACGCCCGAGAAGAGAGGAGAGAAGAGACTAAACAAGAGATACAGAATATTAGGACCCGGCTGTTcatg GGCAAACAGGAGAAAATGAAGGAGGCCTACCAGCAAGCGGTGATGCAGAGCGATTCAAGCGCGAATCTAAGGAAAAATCTCTCGGAGGAAATCGAGGTCTGTGATACGAAGTCAATCAAGGAGCGATTCGAGAAAGGGGAGATGGCCAATGACAGGCTTAATCGGGACAACAGGAACGAGGAGGAGGAAGTGTACGAAAGCG AAATAAGCAAAAAGTCCAGGTCAATGTTCCTAGAATTAGACGCTAGTGCATCGAAACCACCCCAAATTTCTCCGGTCACTCCCCCCAAATTAGAAGTCAAAAAGGCCAGAGAA GCGTACCTGGAAAAAACCAGCAAAGAAGACACCGTTAAGTCTACTGAACAGGTGGAGGAAATTGAAGTGCGAACTGCGGAGATACAGGAGCGGTTTAAATTCTTTGAAACCTACAAGGAACCCCAGAAGGAAAAGCGGCAGTTTCGGATAACCCCACCGAGAGACCCCTCTCAAGTCAAG AATGACACACCAGAACGTGAAATTTACCGTGATCCTGAGGTAGTGCGATCTGAGGAGTATATCGATGACTCCAAAGTGGCCCAAGAGTCTCATACTGCTTCCAAAATGCTCAACAAATTCAGGCAAATGGAGGAGAATCTCTCTAAAGAGCCCGAAGTTTTAg GCCCCAAACCGTTGAAATGTTTCACTCCCCCTCCTGAGCCAGCGAGACCTGAATCTCGGAGCGACGAAGAGGAGGAGTCTTCAGAGTATGAGGAAGAAGATGAGGATGAAACTGACCAGACTGGAAAACTGCCTGAAGATCTAATTGAA GCCCAAAAAGCCGCCAGGGCAAAACAGCTGAGGGCTAAATTCGAGAAATGGGAGGCGAATGAAATCAAGAAGGAGCAGAATTCTGTGAATGTAGTGGAAGAATTTGGGGAGGAGCAGTCGCAAGTTGAGTCCACAAGGGt AATAAGAGCCAAGTTCGAACAAATGAGAGACTCAAGTAATGGATCTCCCAAATCGCCAAGAGTGAAGCCCAATCGCTTCGTG gaaatttcGGCTGCTATAACCGAAACATGTCAGAGCTGCAACGACAAGGTCTATCCTCTGGAAAAAATATCCATTCACGGCAATATTTACCACAAGAGCTGCTTCAAGTGCATGGAATGTTCCTGCATATTAAG GATGGATTCCTACTCGTATAACCAGGGCCTGCTCTATTGCACGCCTCATTTTAAGCGGCTTTTCATCACTAAAGGCAACTACGACTCGGCTTTTGGGCTTGACCAGCACAAGGAAAAATGGCAAAACACTGTCAATAATATGACAGTGGCGTAA
- the LOC136419445 gene encoding uncharacterized protein isoform X4: MADTVKKSRIVSDEEKDLEEALLEEFNIRLKNCMSQDDLQKEEEPPGMDDTYENLPRISSPQKHIAITQNFLQNEVQENYYDEPKALLRHNGLNEEQIYECIPEKTDNLDQNYVPMVENKTVDLSAPQEYEQMEVGKEITSNLYESVEMRPDEMQQETPKLNLPTTCLTDYSEEKSPEKCSAKDRMFLSCDETSTLLFTQTVTSPMLTPSEENIDFLKGFQRDNTISDETNITPPKEEKPHDNATEEAHNSEENFYENTEFYKNTTPENMYENLMVQTDIVAEPDEGVYEHLEISTKEAIYENINEGLNKNESTKSLDDTDDGSLEEFIRNEKEVSDSFKVNNDVKTEEVSNGTITNEVNSKFTSETYKELIHHHKSETSSNYCEKYTEVLTKRSRSEVISNREKDTETVPPEIVKQLKSQFQSSKTEVVGLVRKTSETKSATLINQIKTKFEGGAEGQEGKMGNMDDDSTEYTETIVESSAPGEVSMSIKKKKVKKTRKEEKENISVTPNGSVDGEYIYNVSVKNLCRSFGDLTKLEKDRNNRKNVDRTKSSFSKFDALQKKNVLHVRSSDSTKAQEKFSNGAQIELPSNCRACGKQVFQMEQIKAEKAVWHQKCFRCTECSKQLTVDTYESNDGNLYCKPHFKALFAPKAVEEDPSPRPRKPELIIRENEPQELPPGVVRASDKPDLGLEELQSLNVKERFQHFEHFQSQHTETSDIERASGKVERSPSILSKLAKFQKHGMDIGVSNEALDGVPIEESESEEEEEEVPEGDDPDLVRARKVQKEKPFHFTGMSDVKKRWEQGDHAREERREETKQEIQNIRTRLFMGKQEKMKEAYQQAVMQSDSSANLRKNLSEEIEVCDTKSIKERFEKGEMANDRLNRDNRNEEEEVYESEISKKSRSMFLELDASASKPPQISPVTPPKLEVKKAREAYLEKTSKEDTVKSTEQVEEIEVRTAEIQERFKFFETYKEPQKEKRQFRITPPRDPSQVKNDTPEREIYRDPEVVRSEEYIDDSKVAQESHTASKMLNKFRQMEENLSKEPEVLGPKPLKCFTPPPEPARPESRSDEEEESSEYEEEDEDETDQTGKLPEDLIEAQKAARAKQLRAKFEKWEANEIKKEQNSVNVVEEFGEEQSQVESTRVIRAKFEQMRDSSNGSPKSPRVKPNRFVEISAAITETCQSCNDKVYPLEKISIHGNIYHKSCFKCMECSCILRMDSYSYNQGLLYCTPHFKRLFITKGNYDSAFGLDQHKEKWQNTVNNMTVA, from the exons ATGGCCGACACAGTGAAGAAGTCGCGAATAGTAAGTGACGAGGAAAAAGATCTGGAAGAGGCTTTGCTGGAAGAATTTAATATCAGACTAAAAAATTGCATGAGCCAA GACGACCTTCAAAAGGAAGAAGAACCTCCTGGAATGGACGACACCTACGAAAACCTACCGAGAATCTCTTCTCCTCAAAAGCATATTGCAATCACACAGAACTTCCTGCAGAATGAGGTACAGGAGAACTACTACGATGAGCCTAAAGCGCTGCTCAGACACAACGGGCTCAATGAGGAGCAAATTTACGAATGCATTCCCGAGAAGACTGACAATTTGGACCAAAACTACGTTCCAATGGTAGAGAATAAGACAGTAGATTTAAGCGCGCCCCAGGAGTATGAGCAAATGGAAGTGGGGAAAGAAATCACCTCCAATCTCTATGAAAGCGTAGAGATGAGGCCTGATGAGATGCAACAGGAGACTCCAAAGTTGAACTTGCCCACCACGTGTCTTACAGACTACTCAGAGGAAAAATCTCCAGAGAAATGCTCAGCTAAAGACCGAATGTTTTTGAGTTGCGATGAAACATCCACTTTATTGTTCACTCAAACCGTTACCTCGCCAATGCTAACTCCCAGTGAAGAGAACATAGACTTCCTCAAAGGGTTTCAGAGAGACAATACAATTTCTGATGAAACAAATATCACTCCACCTAAGGAGGAAAAACCTCACGATAATGCTACGGAAGAGGCCCATAACTCTGAAGAAAACTTCTATGAAAACACGGAATTCTATAAAAACACTACTCCAGAAAATATGTACGAAAACCTCATGGTACAGACTGATATCGTAGCAGAGCCTGATGAGGGTGTTTATGAACATTTGGAGATTTCTACTAAAGAAGCTATTTATGAAAACATCAACGAGGgtttaaacaaaaacgaaTCTACTAAAAGCCTGGACGACACCGATGATGGGAGTTTAGAGGAGTTTATCAGAAACGAGAAGGAGGTTTCTGATAGCTTTAAAGTGAATAACGACGTTAAGACTGAAGAAGTCAGCAATGGCACAATAACAAACGAAGTGAACTCAAAATTCACAAGTGAAACTTACAAAGAACTCATCCACCACCACAAGTCTGAAACCAGTTCAAACTACTGCGAAAAGTATACTGAAGTTTTGACCAAGAGATCCAGAAGTGAGGTGATTAGTAACAGGGAAAAGGACACGGAAACTGTTCCTCCAGAGATagtaaaacagttaaaaagcCAGTTTCAGAGTAGTAAAACTGAGGTGGTGGGGTTAGTGAGGAAAACTTCAGAGACCAAGAGTGCCACCcttattaatcaaattaagaCCAAATTCGAGGGAGGAGCAGAGGGGCAGGAAGGAAAAATGGGGAATATGGATGATGAT agcACTGAATATACCGAAACTATAGTAGAGTCGTCCGCACCCGGCGAAGTATCCATgtcaataaaaaagaaaaaagtgaaaaagacCCGAAAAGAGGAAAAAGAGAACATATCGGTT ACCCCAAACGGATCCGTAGATGGGGAGTATATTTACAATGTTAGCGTCAAAAATTTG TGTAGATCGTTTGGcgatttaacaaaattagaaaaggATAGGAATAACCGAAAGAACGTTGATCGAACG aaatcGAGCTTCTCGAAATTTGATGCTCTCCAGAAGAAGAACGTACTTCACGTCAGATCCTCAGACTCCACTAAGGCTCAGGAGAAGTTTAGCAAT GGCGCTCAAATCGAACTCCCATCGAACTGCAGGGCCTGCGGCAAGCAAGTTTTCCAAATGGAGCAGATTAAAGCCGAAAAGGCGGTGTGGCACCAGAAGTGCTTCCGTTGTACTGAGTGCAGCAAGCAATTGAC AGTAGACACTTACGAAAGCAACGATGGTAATCTCTATTGCAAACCCCATTTCAAAGCATTATTCGCGCCTAAAGCAGTCGAAGAAGACCCTTCTC CGAGACCTAGAAAGCCCGAGCTAATAATTCGCGAGAATGAACCCCAAGAATTACCTCCTGGCGTAGTCAGAG CCAGCGATAAGCCGGACTTGGGCCTAGAAGAACTGCAAAGTCTCAATGTCAAAGAGCGATTCCAACACTTCGAGCATTTTCAATCTCAGCACACTGAAACGAGCGATATTGAAAGAGCATCAGGCAAAGTGGAGCGATCTCCCAGTATTTTGTCCAAATTGGCTAA ATTCCAGAAACATGGCATGGACATTGGAGTGTCTAATGAAGCATTAGATGGGGTGCCTATTGAGGAGTCCGAGTCAgaagaggaggaggaggaagtGCCTGAGGGCGACGATCCAGATCTGGTGAG GGCgagaaaagtacaaaaagaaaaacctttCCATTTCACTGGAATGTCCGATGTGAAAAAAAGATGGGAGCAGGGCGACCACGCCCGAGAAGAGAGGAGAGAAGAGACTAAACAAGAGATACAGAATATTAGGACCCGGCTGTTcatg GGCAAACAGGAGAAAATGAAGGAGGCCTACCAGCAAGCGGTGATGCAGAGCGATTCAAGCGCGAATCTAAGGAAAAATCTCTCGGAGGAAATCGAGGTCTGTGATACGAAGTCAATCAAGGAGCGATTCGAGAAAGGGGAGATGGCCAATGACAGGCTTAATCGGGACAACAGGAACGAGGAGGAGGAAGTGTACGAAAGCG AAATAAGCAAAAAGTCCAGGTCAATGTTCCTAGAATTAGACGCTAGTGCATCGAAACCACCCCAAATTTCTCCGGTCACTCCCCCCAAATTAGAAGTCAAAAAGGCCAGAGAA GCGTACCTGGAAAAAACCAGCAAAGAAGACACCGTTAAGTCTACTGAACAGGTGGAGGAAATTGAAGTGCGAACTGCGGAGATACAGGAGCGGTTTAAATTCTTTGAAACCTACAAGGAACCCCAGAAGGAAAAGCGGCAGTTTCGGATAACCCCACCGAGAGACCCCTCTCAAGTCAAG AATGACACACCAGAACGTGAAATTTACCGTGATCCTGAGGTAGTGCGATCTGAGGAGTATATCGATGACTCCAAAGTGGCCCAAGAGTCTCATACTGCTTCCAAAATGCTCAACAAATTCAGGCAAATGGAGGAGAATCTCTCTAAAGAGCCCGAAGTTTTAg GCCCCAAACCGTTGAAATGTTTCACTCCCCCTCCTGAGCCAGCGAGACCTGAATCTCGGAGCGACGAAGAGGAGGAGTCTTCAGAGTATGAGGAAGAAGATGAGGATGAAACTGACCAGACTGGAAAACTGCCTGAAGATCTAATTGAA GCCCAAAAAGCCGCCAGGGCAAAACAGCTGAGGGCTAAATTCGAGAAATGGGAGGCGAATGAAATCAAGAAGGAGCAGAATTCTGTGAATGTAGTGGAAGAATTTGGGGAGGAGCAGTCGCAAGTTGAGTCCACAAGGGt AATAAGAGCCAAGTTCGAACAAATGAGAGACTCAAGTAATGGATCTCCCAAATCGCCAAGAGTGAAGCCCAATCGCTTCGTG gaaatttcGGCTGCTATAACCGAAACATGTCAGAGCTGCAACGACAAGGTCTATCCTCTGGAAAAAATATCCATTCACGGCAATATTTACCACAAGAGCTGCTTCAAGTGCATGGAATGTTCCTGCATATTAAG GATGGATTCCTACTCGTATAACCAGGGCCTGCTCTATTGCACGCCTCATTTTAAGCGGCTTTTCATCACTAAAGGCAACTACGACTCGGCTTTTGGGCTTGACCAGCACAAGGAAAAATGGCAAAACACTGTCAATAATATGACAGTGGCGTAA